The Lolium rigidum isolate FL_2022 chromosome 2, APGP_CSIRO_Lrig_0.1, whole genome shotgun sequence genomic interval TAACAAAGTGAAAGACTTATGTCCGCGTAGAAGAGATGGTTGATGGCGAGGTATTATGTGAGTGTTGTGTGGAACTCTATGGCTGGTTGCAAGAACATTCCATAAGTTTGTTTGTCTGTTGCATGTGCATGCATAGACTTTGTTTCAAGCGGTATTTGGGGCTGTTAGCCCAACAATATTTGGGGCGAAGGGTTGCATGCGTACATGAAGTTTGTTAGTCAAAGTGTGACACACAGCTCCTAGGAGGGCAGTAGTCGGGTAGCTAGTTGGATCGGTGGTGGCGTAGAAAGTGTGACATCAGATATTATAGGTTTTACTTTAATAACAAAGATAGATGTGCGTCCTCACTTGATCGAAATGCAATCGGGTGCGTTTTGGAACCCGCGAGGAAGACATTCgccaagagcatctccaccggtaggggcgccggcacctccgtttggagggcgccggcactgcatcctctatttgggggagctgttcccacaccggcgcccccaaacaggTGGCTCCGATAGAATTTTGAATTTAAATTGACATTTAAACACCGAATTTAAacgaaattcatacgaaatttatacaaaagtacgTCGAATTGATACAAAACGAAATTCAAAGGACATTTAAAACCGAATTTAAAAACGTAAACTTAATCAATCTACTACAGGGCGCGCGACGGGCCtacctcgtcgtcgttcttcgcctTTGCCGCCTGCATCCGTGCCCGCCTCTCGGCCCTTCCTTCaagcatctggcggtggagcatggcggttGGCGTCGtaggagcttgccggcggcgccgTCCCCGTGCTTCCCGCCTTTGCTCGTTGTCGGCAcgcctcgcttgctcgcgggcgaACATGTCATAGTGGCGATGGGCGTTGAGGGAGGCGAGCTTCTGTCGCTCGCCTCCATCAGtaggcgtcccgcctcctccgtggccgctcgctggcgcgagatctcgagggcgtGCTCGAGATTAGCGTCGTTGATGAACTCCCGCTGCTCCTCCTTCAACCTCCGGAACCGCTCCGCGTTCAATGACgtcaggatcgccgcctgctccgggtcgggGGTGCCTGCGGCTGCTCACCCCACtccgctgcctcctccgccgcctcagcttcCGCATCGACGTAGAAGGCCTCGCGCCACACCGCGAACCTTGGGtctccgtcgtcgtcggagctgttGTCCGCGTCGGGCTCCGGCTCCAgctccggctgcggtggtggtggtggtggcagcgcaCGGCCGTTGAGGCCCAGCATTGAGTACGTCGTCTTCATACGGCGCGACaatttgaggtggagagaatggcgccggcggcggtggtggagatgagaggatagcgGTGGACAGCGTGCGTACTATATAGCGGCCACAGCTACCCGCATTAACGACGACGTACGCGACTGGACGCcacgtggccagtcgctgccctcgtggccgcTTCGGTTTGCGCGCAACAGACCAATaaacgccgatgaccaaccttcccgcgtcgcggccgatgcgaaccgccgcgtcctgtcgctgacaaggcgcccccacccgcgaaaaccgtcgttccgcaaggcaccggcgcgcccgattcacgcccttggtcaaggggccggcacggggttgtcggcgattctattgggctcgaaaattggccggcgccgtatggggcgcgccggtgcgagcccattttcgcctcGGCCCCCAAAAAGCTATCGGGTCTGCTATCGGGaccgccggtgaagatgctctaattcccttttatttttcatttgaCATTGATGGCTCACATTGACAGTAGAGCTTTTGTCGAAAGGCAGAGATAGCCTCTTGCAGTCCGACGCACGTACGCAGAAAGATCGGATGGAAGTGAATCAACTCAACAGCCAAAGAAAGTACTCCCTTCGTTTTAAAATAAATATCATAACTTTATTTagttaaaatatatctagataaatCTATATCACGATAAATCTATGAAACTTATTTTAGAATAGAGGTACTAGTACCGAGGATTCCCGAGCTAGCATTCGGTGCTCGGATCGATCTCCTGCTCTTTTCCAACGTAAGGCTTTCTCGAAAGTAAACATGCATAGAATAAATTGCAGGAAAACCATGCCGGTCGATCCAGAGATTCCCTCTTCGAAAGAGATTCTGAATTTCTTCATACACAAATTAAGAAAAGAGAAGGTACGCGACGCGTACTGTTCATGCATATGTGAGTGTGACACAAAGGAGATTGATGAAATAACTTGCTTGCGGGCACGCAGTTCCGACGATCGAGGGGGCTGATGCTGGAATATATGCTGCTTACTTTCGAGCGATTGATTGATCGATCTTTGGCAGATGGGACGTCCTGGATTCGATTCGCTTCAATTCTCTCGCTTTCGGTTTCAGTCATGCATCTGCGTGTACCCGCAACACGGCACTACACACTTTGTTGTCACGGATGCTCCCGCCACTTTCCAAACGAGATTTGTGAGGTAGGAGTTGACAGAGGTTGACTAACTGTGGGACAATGACTAATTAAGAGGAGCCTGGCAGTGCAGGAACTACTAGCAGTACAACTTCTCTTTATTTTCCAATAGTCACATTTCCATAGCACGCTCTGTTCCCACGAGAGTGGGAAGATAAGATAGATAATTAAAAGATCACTGTCATCGATCCAGTAGACAGTCACCAGGCTAACTAGAAGCACAAACAGCATATCAGAAAAAGCAAGGAGCAGATCATGGCATGCATACGTCTGCATGCATGACGTACACGTTCTCTCAAAGCTAAAGCACAATTTGGATGCATTCCATGCCGACACAAGCAACAATAATGAGAACAAATGTGAACCGAGGCATAGCTCGGTGGTTGGGATGGGCTGATGCATCCCCGCCCGCCCAGGTTCGAGTCTCCGCACTCGCAATTTGGTGTCGTACACACAATCACTTCTAGTAAAATCACAGCGCTTTGGGTTTCTTCCCCTTAAAGCCAAACATTTTTTTTAACAATAATGAGAACAAATGAATAGTAATGAACTAAAAGCATAGTCCTCCCCGCTCATATCCCTTGGCTGACGAGAGAGACTAGCGATTAGGGCATCCTGACTCCCAGTGCCACCGCCGCTGATCTGTCTCGCTTCTTGTGGCTTCAGAGAGAGGCACGGTGGATCCCAATCCTTGCCAGCGGGAGGGCTCCACTTTTTGATATTTTGCTTTTTTTAGGGTTTGTGGTGGTGGCGACTTGTTAGCGTCCACTCACGCTTAGCCCAGCACTCGGCCTAGGTCCGGAGGTTTATGCGCATTTGGTCTAGCTACAAGTGAGAGCCCACTCCATCCCAAAAGCCCGGACTAAAGGGAGGAGGGAAACTCCTCCTTATAAGATGGTCATAGCCTCTTCCCCTAGGAAAGGGTGGGACTAAACTGAGCAGCCTCTACTGGTCTTGCAGCAACCCTAATATCCCATCCCCCTTAGAAGTCCTCGGGAAGGCATGGAAATGttggctctaagggcatctccaaccgggcgacccaaacggacgcgttgggccgtccggtttggaccgtttgggtggccgagcggacacgcagacagcggcccgcgtccgcgtgtccgtttgggtcgcacgctgcgcccaacgtggcgacccaaacagacgccacatggttcgtcttccttgcgcggcgctgcgccatggcaggcctcgacgggacatcaATGGTggacggtggaacgcgcgggaaagttcccgcgcgcgcgaaaaacCCTTTGGCgcgcgcgcccaagtttcccgccaggccgccggctataaaagacggcggcggccaGAGACCGCATCACACCCTCTCCAccgtcctctccccctccaccttctccggtgccatgccgcgcaccctgcaggccacatgggccaagctctccctcgccgcccgggctagGTTCCCgcggatggaggaggaggagcgcgcggacgcgcggtgggtcgccgacgacgacgcgctccgcatcgctgccgaggcggcggcgaagaaggaaggggacgcggagatggtggaggcggccgcggacggctggcacgagaccgcggacggctggtacgaggccgcggctgccgcggaggaggagcccgtgaacgaggaggacctcgcgctggccaacatcaacgccgccatcgaggaacgcctcgccgacctcacgcgcgtgacaaaGGAGCACGAGGCGACCTGCCGGGCCGGTcgccgccgattaggcgacctcctcgggcagaagaacgagctgctcgctatgcgagcagcccgccacctcatccagatgcactcgcccgagcggcgcgcccgggaggctgctgcgtcggcggagcgcggccgacaaTAGCGCATGTGGCGGCGGAACGGGACCCAAGAGGCCCAggtcgccggccgcgtccgcctggaggcgcgcaccgctgtggaacgcgccgccctgcaggaactggagctatgcgggaagcggatggtgccgcctcaggaggcggagcgcgagcgcgcctgaGGCGCGcgagcggaaaggaggaggatgaagtccttcgCCGCGCCACCCAACtcataagctggagtggaatcctcacgcgtacaggccgcccgcgtcgagtgaaatccacggccccgacggcgagccggggagggagtcgccggcgaggccgccggccccgtacataTTAGGATAGAACTAGTAGgctaaaaaaaattgtaatggtTCCTTTGAATGAAAAAAGTTTCTAtttctatgacacgcgggccatggGCGGACaacgggcggacgcgagcgaccagcattcggcgtccgcggccacgcaaattcgccccagatttgggccgggtttgggtcgtcccggacgtcgcagccatccgttttagggatgggtccgcgcgctgggccgcgttattgcccggctcgacccatccggacgcgcgggtgcggtttgggtcgccccgttggagatgcactAATACCATATGTTAGCATCCACTCAGGCTTAGCCCAACACCCGGCCTATGTTTAGACGTTTATGCGCATGCAGACTACTTACAAGAGGAAAGCCCACTCCATCACAAAAGCCCGAAATGAAGGGAGGAGGGAAACTACCCCTTATAAGCTGGTCAACCTCTTCCCCATAAGCGAGGTGAGACTAAACTGAGCAGTCTCCAGCGGTCCTGCAGCAGCCCTAACATCCCATCCCCCTGAGAAGCCCCTCAGGAAGGCATGATGatgctggctctgataccatatatgTTAGCATCCAATCAGATTTAGCCCTACACCCGGCCTACGTTTAGATGTTTATGCGCATATGGCCTAGCTACAAGAGGAAAGCCCACTCTATCCCAAAAGTTAGGACTGAAAGAGGAGGGGAACTCTCCCTTATACGTTGGTCGCTTCCCCTAGCTGATCATTTCCCTCATGAGGTGGGACTGAACACTGAGTAGCCTCACTAGTCAACAACAGCCCTAACATCTCTTAGGAAGGCATGGCGATGGTGGCTCTAATACCAGATGTTAGCGTCCACTCAGGCTTAGCCCAACACTCGGCTTAGGTTCATACGTCTATACGCATCGGGGCTAGCTACAAGTGAGAGCCCGCTACATCCTAAAAGCCTGGACTGAAGGGAGGAGGAAGACTTCCCCTTATAAGCTGATCGTAGCCTCTTCCCCTAGACGAGGTGGGACTAAATTGAGTAGCCTCCACCGGTCCTGAAGCAGCCCTAACACGCCTTCATGAAGATGGAATAAAATCCTCCCGTCTAACCCCAGTCGCGATGGTTCGATGGATCTCGCCGGATTTGGTTGGTGTTTCTTCTAATCTACGCTTCTCTTCATCGATGATGGTAACTACTCATGTGCGCTAGTCTTTTGAGGCCTTAGAACGATGACTTTCCCTATTTATATTGCAACAAGCCTTCTACTACAACAAGTTTTGCCTGGCTCCAGTGAGAAAGAGGTGAGGACGGTTGCGCGCCTTCGGATCATTCGAGTTCTTGTAATCGTCTCTAGATGGTCGAGGGACTTGTTTATAATTTTTATTACTCCTAGGATTCATTGTACCGCTGTTAAGGATTATATATAGATTGGTGGACTTtccacaaaataaataaataatgaaCTACACACAACTAAATGTGAGTTAACCAGTAGAAGCTCTCCTGCATGGTGCGgaaaaaaaatactccctccgatccggaaaGAGTGTCCTAAATACGCTTTTGCAAAGTAATCCTCTTGTTTGTGTTCACGTCAACCCGCACTCCCTCCTGTTTGCAAAGTAAGCCTGCCTGCTGTAGCTGTCACCTCCTCATGCATGCAACTGGTTCGGGTTGCAGCCTGGTTGCCAGCCTAGCTAATCTAGAGTTTACATCTTAGAAGGACTTAACTGCAAAACGTTAATTGAACTAGCCATCGGACACTCTTTTAGGATCGGAGGAAGTACTAATCAGTAGAAGCACCATCAACGTACGCAAGGGGATTCACTAGTTAAGGCAAAGCAAATTTGATTAAATTAAGCAAGGAATAACGAAGATCCAGACACACCATGGGTCTCATCCGTTACACTTTGCTGATTAGAACATCTCACTCGCTCACTCACTCTCACGAGGATCTTAATTAGGAGAAGctgacaaagaagaaaatgatgcAGAAAAATCGTCTCCTTGGTGGCATGATCGATCGATCGTCGAAGATGCACAACCAGGAAAAATAGCTAGACGTGCGTGTAGTATTAGTACGTAGCTGCTAGCTCATCCGGCCATTGTTGATTGACTAGTAGTGTCCATTGGCTGCCGGCGGCGTCTCGACGTCGAAGACGTGGCCGCCGTTGCCGTTGCTGAGCTCGTGCTTGCCGCTGCCGTGGCCGTTGGTCGCCGAGGTCAGCGGAAGGTCGCCGGCGCCTTTGCTGCCGCCTGAGGCTTGGCTGACGTCGTCCTTGCTCTTGCCCCAGATGAGAAAGTAGAGCCCTACCACGATGATCGCCGCACCAATCACACTGAAAGAACAGAGGGAAATGGTTCATATACTCATATTTATCCTCGTTGATCTGAATATACCTGATCAAATTGTACTTGTATACATATATATTAGCGTAGGTAATTTTGCATACCTTCCACGAGTGATCTCCTCCTTGAGAATGATGGAGcccatgacggcggtgatgatcatGCAGAGCGGGTTGAAAGCCGTCACGAACACAGGGCCCCTCTGCCTGGACACAATGCCCTGCACGTAGTACGCCACGCCGGAGCACACGATACCCTGCAACACGCACAAGTCGCTCGTGCCTGTCAGCCACTGACAATTCGAAGAACCAAACACTCTAGTTGCACGGGACTCACGGCGTAGACGACGGTGAAGAGGCGGGTGTCGAAGCCGATGACCCACGCGTGGGTGTTCCGGCGCTCGGCGACGAGCGCGACGGAGCCGCTCATCAGCGAGCCAACGCCGCAGATGAGCACGGTGAGGGACAGCTCGGCCGGGTACTCCCTGAGTGTGCTGGACTGGAGCACGAAGAAGCAGGCCCAGGCGAGGCAGGCGATCATGACCATGATGGTCCCCTTGAGCcaccccgcgccgccctggccgtCGCTGCCGCCGGTGACGTGGTGCTGGCCCTTGGTCCACGGGAACTGCACGGCGGGGCCGTGGTACAGGACCATCAGCACCGCCCCGGCCACCGTGAGCACCGTGCCGGCGATCTTGGCCTGGCTGTGGAGGCTGCGCATCCGCACCTTCTCCATCCGCAGGATCAGGGCCAGCACGAAGGTGACGGCGGGCAGGATGTTGATCAGCGCCGACGCGAAGCCGGCGGACGTCAGCTGCGCGCCCGTGAAGTAGAGGTTCTGGTCAAGCACGGGCCTGCAGATGCAGCAAACGAAGGTGTCAGTGGTATCAAGTAGAGTTCATTATCTGCACGCGGTCGGGTCAATGTAATCAACCGGACTTACTCGAGAAATGCGAGCCCCATAATCTTAATGAAGATTCTGATGGTCATCTTCGGCCTCAGTCCCCTGTACATGTCAAGTGGGAGCAAATGTACAAATGGCACATTAGTCATCTTCCATGAATATATCAAGATCCAGGCAAAAATCGGAATCAGAGTGAACTGCAAAAACTGTAACTATGAATAAACGGTTTTGCTAATAATATGGTGAGATCTACTAGTCGCTCCCATGAATTAAAGGCCGGTTTTCAGTCACCACCAGCTTGACACGTGGGGCCTTGTTGTTCAAAGCATGTAACCAACTGGAGCTGGTAGGCCCTCCACATACTAATTAATGGCCAATCAGGGCACACTGCCTAGCGGAGGTCGTCCAAGTGTGTTTAACCAGCGTCCAACTAGCTAGCTAGCCAGATGTTCTCAAACAAAGAAAAAAACCAACAGATACCATATACCTGGCTATGTATCACTTTCTACTTGTGCTATGCCAGTCTGATATTCACTTATTCGGGTGGATCTACATATAGGTACGTGCACATTCTGATTTAAAGCGTGACAGGGAAAGCCAGCAGGTTGCCGGTACAAAATAGAATAATAAGGTATAAAAGCTATACTTTTTCTGGATTAGGATCCACGAGTGCTGCTCGTGCAGCTTGCACCATCTAAATGAGACAAAAACTGAAAGAAGTGAAATAAAATGTATTTGGTCGATCGTGGGATGATCGAGCAGGCAGCAGGACGATTAGCAAGTTGCCTATTATTGTTTCCTTTCCTGATTGATCTTTCATTTCCACAAGCTCTGATTGAAAATAGGTAACTTAATTCGGTCTAGATACGGATGCATCTACACACTGAAACACGTCTAGATATATTCCTATCTAGGTAACGGAGGAAGTATTGTCCTCCCTCAAAGTTTTGTGTAGCTGAAAGAAGTGGTACAACATTATGATATCTGTCACCGTCATATATTTGCATGCCTAGCTAACGTAACTGAACCAAACAGATTGATTGATCGAGTCATTTAGATGATGGGGCTTCTGGCAGCCCTGCATATACTTGTGAATGCTGTGACCTTATGTGGTAAAACATGAacggccatgcatgcatgcacgcacGTGGGAACCTTACCAGATGTTTGTCCTTGTATAAGAGATGTGTTGATTTGATCCTACCATATATGCCAGATGACGTTTGTCCAAGTAAGAAATTGTAAGCAGTGACATGCAGCATGCACACTGGTCACATTCGCTTGGAAAAAAAACACTGGTCACATTCGCCTGATGCATGCAGGCGAACGAGGA includes:
- the LOC124688546 gene encoding WAT1-related protein At1g44800-like, with amino-acid sequence MGMGWKVLSDAKPYLAMVLLQVGFAGMYIVAVSSLKGGMSHFVLVVYRNIVATIVMAPFALYFERGLRPKMTIRIFIKIMGLAFLEPVLDQNLYFTGAQLTSAGFASALINILPAVTFVLALILRMEKVRMRSLHSQAKIAGTVLTVAGAVLMVLYHGPAVQFPWTKGQHHVTGGSDGQGGAGWLKGTIMVMIACLAWACFFVLQSSTLREYPAELSLTVLICGVGSLMSGSVALVAERRNTHAWVIGFDTRLFTVVYAGIVCSGVAYYVQGIVSRQRGPVFVTAFNPLCMIITAVMGSIILKEEITRGSVIGAAIIVVGLYFLIWGKSKDDVSQASGGSKGAGDLPLTSATNGHGSGKHELSNGNGGHVFDVETPPAANGHY